The DNA region TATCTCCACTAGAGAGGGTGGGGACCTGTGGATGACAATGACAGATGTGCccctcaagtgtgtgtgtgggagggtgtATACATGGATATTTGTGCATAAGACTGTGTTATGTGTCTGTATTTATCGCACCTGTCATCCCATtctgtctgatttgttttttttttgtttttttttcttttttcttttttgttgttgtttgctgtgTCGGACTACATTTCACCAGGGATGAAGTTGCCATCACGGGTCCCCACTCAGGTGGACAGTGACGAGGAGCAGAAGTGGAACCAGACGGAGGAGCAGGGCCAGGGGACACGATGCTGCGCCTGCCCCAAAACCGACAAGGAGCttaagaaggagaaagaggactCAGAGTACCGCAAAACCTTTGAGAATTACCTCCACAATGAAGTCTTTGAGATAAAGTAAGACAAATGACAACAGAGTTGTCTTTTTAAGTATTAGATGTAAGAAAGCTGTAGGgtttattaactttattattcATGAACATTGTCCTCCAAgagaattgtttttttaaggtttaAGTCAAGTTAAATCAGAAaggcttttcttttctgtcttcatgTTGTCAGAGTCAATCCAGTTCAACATTCCTTTCAGTTTAGCTTCCCACACAACAAGTAcgaggtacaaggtaatttatttatcattttacaacacaaggttgtataatgaaatgaaagtttgtagtcccttcatgctacacacatagaacataacatataatataaaaaaatgtgtgtgtgtgtacacatgtatgtatgtatgtatatatatatatatatatatatatacacacacacacatacatacatacatagccTATACGTaaacacccaggaaataattctgcagtgcaCTTTTTTAATTAACGTCtgatggaatgtaaacagcagatggagatagtgatgataacatggtttccatcttcacacaaaaagttcgacatttgtgagacagtgtctGTCCACTTCGTGAAGTGTTGAAATTTGGTGTCTTTCATAAATCGCTTTAAACTTGCCTTGTCTAGACGCTCGAGACAACGTCGCTCTGTGATGGGCATCGCAAACCGAACGCACCCATTCCTCACCACCGCCCCCAGCCCGCCCCACGGCACAGGCATCCCTGAGGACGAGGACGAGGAAACCTTTGAAAGCACAAAGACGGTGGTGACCGTCCACGCCAAGGAGTCCACTGTCATCTCCAACTTGCGCCACTTCACCAGCTACCAGATTGAGATACACGCCTGCAACCACCCGACCGACCCGGCCCGCTGCAGCATGGCAGCGTATGTCAGCGCCCGCACAATGCCTGAAGGTAAGAAGGCACTGATAACTTCTTCTTTTGTTACTGTTACTAATGAGGGGAAAAGTGTGGGTCTATGTAATAAAATCACATAATCATCAATAAGGTGATAGCTGCCTCAGCCTGGAGATGTTGTTGATTTGAATCTACTGTAGTTCTCAAAATTTGTGACTTCTCATCCCCTCTCTCACAGATTGTTCCTCCTGTGGGCTCAATCTtggtaaagaaagaaaaaaacttggtATTAACAGCGGTATTCTTAAAGATTCTCTTCCATTTGTTTGGCAACAAACAAATTGATTATCTTGGCAACATCTTTGGTTCTGAAGCGTTTATTACTGAGGTGTTTTTGTACTGTGGGTTGCAATTCCTCAAATcttttgttgaaaaaaacaatgaaatgggCACTTGATTTTCCTGGAAAACAGTTATTTCTTGGATAACAGTGCATCTTCAGAGGCCATGCTGCACTAGTTGGCATAACCTAAAAGTCCAACTAATAAAAACATCGCACATTTTTGAACAATCTCTGCTTCCTGCTCATCCTGTCAAATCAAACAGCCTTTCTTGCCATAACTGATAGTTCATTGGTTTACacttaaaatagtttttaaaatgtactccACCgttttagcattgcactcctataacattgtcggactcattgacaatttttaaaaaaagtatcgAGATCAATGcaacagaaccagagatatcgtcctttttattccacacattcttcttccttgtcaaactctggcacctacattacccacaatgcaactaaAATTGATCCCTCTCTGTCATGCTTACTGTAAATGTCATGATGTCCCACTCCAACATCCTGTTTGAACAAGAATTACATCCAATTATGTAGGTAATGTTACAATTTCATGGgacttttttggcatttttgcatttgtttgacAGAGGACAAggtaaagacagacagacagcaaggaCAGGACATTAAGTTTTAAAAGAAATCTGATTCATGAATCCATGTGACTTTGTTTTCCGCAGACAAAGCTGATGACATCGGGGGTCCCATCAGTTACGAGGTGACAGAAAATTCAGTTCACATCACATGGCAGGAACCGGTAGCCCCTAATGGTATGATCATCCTGTACGAGGTCAACTACAAGAGACTGGGAGACACTGAGGTGAAgaaacacaccaaacacacatctgcacacacatcagTCATGCCTTTATTGCTTTAGTGTTCGTAGTGATTTGAGTCATTGGGTCACTGAGTACATGAGTTCACTTTAAGTTCACCAcaacactcatacacacatactcattCTTACTCAGAAAGCACTTTTTATATTCCCCTTTCTCATTAAACACAATAGCTCTGGCTTGTAATGAAAGACAATTTAACTGAGAATCAAATTAAATGTATCCATCTTAAAACTGGCCATGCAGCACAGACAAATAAGAGAGGCAATATTTATTACTTgacttgtattttctttttaaatttggaCTTGTGGTCTCACTAATGTCATTTGGTTGATAAACTTAATGGAGAAGTAATTTTATTGTTGCACCATGTTTTAGTTGCTATGGAGACAGGTCTACAAAACATCTGGCTGTTAtttgctgtggaaaacaataaaaaacaactcaGATGTTTCCacataaaacaacatgaaacagtTTTAGCAGATGAAACAGTATATCCTACACAATGAGTCACAACGTTATTTTAAACTTGGAAATTATgaagcaggtttttttttttgtcatacgATGCTGTTTCTTGTTGGTTGTCCACTGCCTGAATGTCAGCATTGTTCTTCTGCAGGAGCTGCACTACTGCGTGTCGAGGAAAATGTACAAAGTGACCCGTGGCTGCAAGCTGAAAGTGATGCATCCTGGGAACTACACGGTGAGGATCCGGGCCACCTCGCTGGCTGGAAACGGATCCTGGACTGAGCCCACGTACTTCTACGTCCAGGACGCAAGTAAGTCTCCATCTGCCATGAAGGCAATCCAAGTCGAGACCAAAGccgtgtcccaaatccatacaaTATACTAattctatacagtatgtactacatactaatcatcatagtatactgttttagcAGCAAgtatacaaaaatatcaacatactTGACCATTTTATACCAACAGGAAATTATATGATACATGTGACGTTGGatgtcagttaaactgcaaCTTTGGAAAGCTACTGCCCATTAAACTTCTCAAAGagacatcaaaatgtttttcctaagatataacatttattttttgttttccaagattCTTTTAGAGCTGCTTCACCGCCAcccacaatttatttaaatttctttcCAGCTCTTAGCcactcctccatttcctttgtgcatcgCAAATTTGGGAGAATTGTGTGATCGCATTTAATATGTATGTTGTCTGGTTTAagtatactttattttgttactttccTAGTGTGAAGACAAAAACCTGCTTGACTCAATATGTAGTATGGGTTTGGGATATGGCATTAGTTTAGTAGGaaattcattttcatactcTTTAAAACATTCATGAATTGCAAAAAGAACAGTGGCAGGAATATACATTTTGAGTCCTAGTGCATAGATGACTACACATTTCATGTAGTTGTAAATCTGCTGTTATTTAACCTTATAATATTTGATGTCTTTTATCTATATAGTGGTCAGCTGCTGTCAAAAAAGCTAAGAAATGAATGTAGATGTatgcaaaaacagaattttaacaTGGAAAGACATGGAAATGCCAAAGTCTCTTATGACTCAGTCCTCTTAACCATTATCACAAGATCAAAAGATGCTACTTGAAGCACATTATGCTCACAGAGCAGCATGTTGATCCTAACTGCTGTTTAATTAGTGGGTTTTATAAGaccttgtttttgttcttcacCTGAAATGTGACTCACTGTCTGGGCGGATGTGTTGATCAGGCGATCCTCTCTACATCGTGAAGATTGTAATTGGACCGGTCATCTGCTTTGCCCTCCTGCTGCTTGTGGCAGTGGCAGGATTCGTCATGTTCAAGAAGAAGTACGCAATTATCAAATCCTGTTCAATactgtcattcattttcttattatttcacattttgtcagtgtaattattaaatgcttttttctttttcctttcagtCAAACTCAAGGTCCCAATGGTCCCATCTACGCCTCTTCAAACCCGGAGTATCTCAGTGCTAATGATGGTAAGCAAAGGGCTTAAGCCATTTGATCAATAATATAAAAGTGGGTGGGTCTTTTTACCTTAAACTGGATTTATAGTTTTGAGTTAAGGGATTGTGGCACCttactcaaaaatgtaactacacatCGGAGCTACAGTGGCTAAGGAAGTACTACATGGCGACCACAAGAACTGGGCTTGGTCAGCATGGggtgcttgtgttttctcctacaagtttcTGATGCCGGTAGAGATTTCTGATAGTGAAGACAGCATTAAGCAAGTTCATGAAAAGCCCAGTCATCTGCTCctttttcagaaacacacacctaGCAAAGACATCTTCACTAACGTGACATTTCACAGCAGTTGTCTCCAGTTCAGTAACAAGACAACATCACTATTTTTGAAGCAAATCATGGTCCAGAATgaaacttacacaagtgtgacatggaaacttgaaacctatagttcacatacactgagaatggacttataagtgaagtaggagacatcagGTCCAGTTACACGTTAAACGTATGTAatgtttgcatatttatatattctggATTTCACTGAAGGAGAAGATGTCGTCTTAAGAAATGTAACTAGTTAAACTAGTTAATCTAagttttttgtggaaaaacattATGGACACATATTGTTAATTAAAGCAtaagtcttaaaacatgtctagAGACATTAGTTAAGAAAGCATTCAGGAAATCTGATTGTTTCCAGATTTCAGCAGTTACCTGATTTCTGAAACTTTGTAAATGAAAAGTGCAGTTTCCTTTTAACAGATTAAGGGGTTCAGAGTTCCTATTTATACAGATTGTAGATTTATCTTGGGAGAAACCATGTTGTTTGGCACATGATTTGTGTACATGACGAAGTCTGATTGGattttcacaaataaacatttggCACAGTAAGGAAAAACTTTgctttactttctttctttgttccttGAAATGTGCCTGCAGTGTATGAGGAGGACGAGTGGGAGGTGGCCAGAGACAAGATCAACATTTTGAGGGAACTGGGTCAGGGCTCCTTCGGCATGGTCTACGAGGGCATCGCCAAGGACATCATCAAGGGCGAGGGGGAAACACACGTAGCAGTGAAGACGGTGAACGAGTCGGCCAGCCTGAGAGAGAGAATTGAGTTCCTGAACGAGGCCTCTGTCATGAAGGCCTTCAACTGCCACCATGTGGTAAGGAGAGACGTCATCTTGTGAAAGAGCAACACAAAGCAGTGTGGTATTAGTTTTGGTTGTGTAAAAGTGCTAAGTAGGGTGTGAATCAATGAACCCCACCGGTATGTTTTAACTGTCAATAATTAGACACACTACTGAGCTAGAACAGTAAGTACCAGACCTCTCCTACATTTAGCTGTGTGAAGGACAGCAGTATCACCTTGCTGTTACCAGACCAGTTGTCATAATGCATAATGTAATCAAACCAGAATGGTTGAAATGGAAAAACCCCTCGTCCTTGTTTCCCAGGTGCGTCTGCTGGGTGTTGTGTCTAAAGGCCAGCCGACGCTGGTGGTGATGGAGCTGATGACCCACGGAGACCTGAAGAGCTTCCTCCGCTCTTTGCGACCTGACGCTGAGGTAATGAGATTGCAGCACTCACCCCTCAATCATAAACCGAATctgaagtgtttttaattatGCTCATATTTGTTTTAGGTTGAATTGCACTTGCAACAGTACACATGTAGAAATACTTTATCTTCTGTTATgtgcttcttctttttcttcttttcactttttcttttcacttcttTGCATTTTATGTAGATAAATGGTACGGTAGTCCTTTGTCATACTGGACTGATTTTTACTCACCCTAAgatcctctgctgctcttaTTGACCAAGTTAGGATCTACTTTGGCACTTTGTGATGTCTGAtctttaaaggtgctatataaatacattttacctAACTTACTTTGCATGTAAAAGTGCAGTGGTTCCCCTACTTCTATATAAGACTCATCACAGATGTACAAATACAGAACAATTTCAAACcattaatttgtttaaattaacCAGCAGTTAACGCAATAAGAAATTGTGGAGTTACTTTTCTGATGTCACATTTCACTGCAGTTCTGTTTTCTTCCCAGCCAGATTGTTGTAGATTGTAGACTAAATCAcatatatcaaatataatttaattagaTGAGAGGCTATGTGGCCTAATATGGATCTACCTGTGGGGTGTTATCACAACAACTGAAACAGCTATACCTTTTCAATTACCATTGCGCAATATTAAATTCCAGATTGAGtttccaaggtttctgcctgttaaaaggacgtttttccttgccactgtcgccaagtgcttgctcatggtgagaaTTGTTGGgactctgtaaataataataaaactgaatttattttacttttgatatgtGTACAGATGACTTGTAGTGTCATCTTCTGAAGTGTGTAAATATACAGAGGGCACTTGGATTGGcataggaggaggagggtgagctCTTGGATGTTGACAGATGACTTTAGCAGTTAGCTAAAAACATGGCAGTAGCCTCAAAGGCTTGTTTGGAGGTGAACACCAGGCCTCCAAACTGGCTGAGAAAACTGCTGCTACTAAGCTGTTTAAGTCAAGTGTGATAATGATCTTTTTGGTGATAATAAAcctgattatttttcttaatgcTGTGGGATCTGAGCAGTATGAATCTCTGTGTTAGCAGATCAGGAATTGAAAATCTGTCTTGTGTCCCTCAGAACAACCCCGGGCGTCCACCGCCCACTCTGAAGGAGATGATCCAAATGGCTGCTGAGATCGCAGACGGCATGGCTTACCTTAATGCCAAGAAGTTTGTCCACAGAGACTTGGCAGCCAGAAACTGCATGGTAGCTCACGATCTCACCGTCAAAATAGGAGGTAAGTTTTAGCACAACAGGCACAAAATAGTTTTTGATTTAGTTACTATGCTTGCTGTTCTGgcaaccttttttgtttttgtgttatgtttttatcGTATGTGGGTGGGTGTATCAGGGAAGGGGCCTATGTTTCTCTTGTTCGAAATTACCCACAGTGGTttatcaaaaaagacactgaatGCCTCATGATGCTGAAGAAGCTAAAATGCACCAGGGACACGGAAAAGCAGTAGGAATAAGTGGGTCTTAAATGACATATTAAAATTTATTAAGCCCCTTAAAAATGTAACTCttaacataaatattttttcttcccAGACTTTGGTATGACCAGAGACATCTACGAGACCGACTACTACAGGAAGGGAGGGAAGGGCCTGCTGCCCGTCAGGTGGATGGCACCTGAGTCTCTGAAAGACGGTGTCTTCACTGCACATTCAGACTGCTGGTAAGTGACACCTCTGATTTTGGGTTTGTGAGTAGGCGTGTAGGTGCTGTACATAGTATAACATGGTGTTGAGTGAGCGCTTACTCttgataaaatacaatttttcctactttacaaatacattattttactttactgtgttacactgttttttaatatttctttctGATAAGCTGATCAACAAGTTTAGCCTTTCATCTAAAGGCTAATCGTTTCCTTTTGAGTCTATTTTTAAAGCTTCTCCACAGAGCAACATGGGTCATAAAATCAGACCAGGAtaacaaacagtaaacacattacaaatattaaaatacgAGTTTAGAAAGTGCATGTAGTTAACCTGCTTTTATCATATGTTGTTTACCAGCATCACAGCTGCCGCCTCTGCCCTCAGTCTACCTGTTCACTCTCTCAAGTGTTTACAGACAGATTTACTCTGTCAGGTGTCTAACTGGCCTGTCCTCACTCTCCCTGTGTCATTGTTGTTGTCTCTCGTCCGCCTGTTTGCCAGGTCATTTGGGGTTGTGCTGTGGGAGATCAGCACGCTGGCCGAGCAGCCGTACCAGGGCCTGTCCAACGAGCAGGTCCTCAAGTTTGTCATGGACGGGGGCTTCCTGGACCGGCCGGACAATTGCGCTGACAGACTGTGAGTACAAGAGTAGGGCTCAGGTCATATATGGACTGAGAAAAACAAGAGTTGTACTGtagtaattttattattttagacTACCTGAGTAAagtcagtttatttatatagctcaaaatcacaaatttgcctcagggtcTTACAATCTgcattagagctgcaacagttATTGATATATCAATTAGtccactgacagaaaattagtctgcaactattttaattattgattaatcatttaagtcctTTTTAAGCAACAATGCCACCGttttctggttccagtttctcaaatgtgaggatttgctgcttctctctgttttatatcatattCTATAATTTGcaatatatcatatcatcataaactgaatatctttgggttttggactcagataaaacaagatatCATCTAGGACTCTggaaaaatgcaatgatttttcagttttctggcattttataggccaaacaattaattgattagtcgataaTGGAagtaatagttagttgcagctaAAATAAACCTTAAGAAGGGCAACAGAGGGAGGGATCTCTCTGActgacagacatgcaataaatGCAATACATACAGAGTAGACTAGCAatagtaaaattacaatatatAGAAACAAGTATGAATATAAGTATATTAAATTATAACGCTGGTgatgttctgtatttttcttatcaacaaattccatgaaaagaccaaaaccaacaatgcgtttttattaatatttttcgATGTCCTAAACCTGTCAATGGCCTAAGCCCAAATATGCaaaacaggtaacaggtgtacagttgaatttaaaaaaaaaaaaaaaaaaaaaaaagtagtagCAAAGtagtttcctaaaacagctggacagctgtagtttttagcaaatgttacttaaaAACTAAAGtctgctttttgtgtgtgtacaatagTGTAAAATATCGCCAGCCGTGTGCTTCAAGTTATACTAAATTAGGTATTCTTAACCACACCGGACAGACAACTGTGTTAACAAGAAATAGGTACATTATGAAAGCAAGAAATAACTAGCGAACAAACTAAAATTCAGACATCAGTATCATTTAATGGTGAACTCACTCTTCCTGTATCCTCACCCAGACACAACCTGATGCAGATGTGTTGGCAGTACAACCCCAAGATGCGTCCCACCTTCCAGGAGATCATTGAGATGTTACGCGAGGACCTGCATCCTTCCTTCCAGGAGTTCTCCTTCTTCTACAGTGAGGAGAACAAGCCGCCCGAGAGTGAAGACTTTGACCTGGACATGATGGAAAACATGGAGAGCATCCCGCTGGACCCGTCGTCCTACTCCCAGAGGGAACAGTGTTTGGACAGGGACGAGGCCTCCTCCATGGGCCTGAGGGGCAGTTACGAGGAGCACCACATCCCGTTCACACACATGAACGGGGGAAAGACCAATGGACGAATACTGGCCCTACCGCGGTCCAGCCCCTCCTAACATAGTGTACACATCCCCGCAAACATGTCGATGCTAtagatttaaatatatttttgtttttgttgtcattttatatatatatatcacactTTTATCACTCTCTCTTCAGAAGCCCCTCAGTGCATATCTCAGGACCTTATTTTTCTCCTCAGATGCCACAAACAGACACTACAGCAAGTCCACACACGGATACCAGAAGACACTTTTTCTATTTAAGGATGATCTCTCTTGTTCATGATTgtagtttatatactgtatatatatatatatatatattgccaAGTTTGTGCTAGACTGGGTGGATAATGGATTCAACTGTGAAACAAACTCTTGACAAACAAGAAGGCTGCTAAACCCACTGTCCCTTCCCGAGTCCAGACTGTGCCCCTCTCCCCTGATTCAACAAAAGGGTTCATCCCCGGGTTGCTAAGTTTTGAAAAAAAGTGCCCTTCTATTTTGTCTGTGGCCTACatcagttgtcatggaactgTTTCTGAACCTTTGTACGCAAGTGGATGACGAACTGAAAGTCAAGACTTTGGGAACTCTGTTGGATGGTCAAAGACGGTCCATCCTCGAACAAACTCTTATCCACTGGAGAAGCTGGTTGAAGTAGCTTACCTCCTCACACTCTGCAGTATTCCAAAATGGCACACAGGATGAACACAGGACTTTTGTCAggttatattttttaaaaatttatttacatgtctttttcttttcctttcctttttttcctccttttttttgaGTTTTCACATTTACAGCTGAAGGatatttaaactgttttcaaAAAACATGTTGGTGAACGAGTTCCTCAGATTGACCAATAGCTGCTTCTTTGGTATATTTTAGTGGGTATAgaagataaaaatatataaatatatataaatatattattgatgtttttgtaCATAGCTGATATGTTGTCATTCTTGAGGTATTTTCGGtcatagaaaatgtttttaaatgttagtctcatgtttattttttctaatccAGAAAATCATACTAATTCGCTTTTTTGGACTCACGATCAACCAACAGCACTTGGTCTTTTTGCTATGCGATGTCATGTGATGCCTGGGAGGAGGAGTGTTTGGCGTCTTCAGCTTAAGATGTCTGCCCATCATATCaagatcaaataaaatagtGCTGTAAATAATGCAGCAAGGTGCATTCATGACGAGGCTCTGGCAGTGCTTCTGTTATTTTCCATTCTCTCAGttcatgttttcacatgttTCCACACAGCGATGTTTCTTCAGTGAATACTGTCTTGTGTGTATAAAGggaagttgtgtttttatctcAGTTTGGAAAGGTAGGAATTTGTTTCCAACCGAGCCATGCAAAAATAGGATGTACGCACACTCAACTCAATGTCCATACAAAGTAGAGCCCGAGTGAGATGGGATTTTTGAAGCCAGTACAGATATTGATATTTGCGGATAAAAGAAATCATTTAACAATATATTGGCAGGTATTCCTTTTATACACAACCGCTAAACACTACCC from Siniperca chuatsi isolate FFG_IHB_CAS linkage group LG13, ASM2008510v1, whole genome shotgun sequence includes:
- the insra gene encoding insulin receptor a isoform X3, producing MVSYPESVMWLRTLCLCFVLSAGCFMMSCHQASAEVCPSKDIRNNVTNLQTLENCTVIEGHLKILLMFKTKPEDFRGLSFPKLIVVTDYLLLFRVYGLESLSDLFPNLTVIRGNNLFFNYALVMFEMLQLREIGLHSLMNITRGAVRIEKNPDLCYLSTLDWSKISDSVEDNYIMANKNDRECGDVCPGAAIGKTTCQTTTINGHFSERCWTQNHCQRMCPVQCKHRACTKDDQCCHDQCLGGCLKPNSASHCVACRGLQGHEGNCVERCPKNHFTFKGWRCVSFAFCQDLHNRCKREKEHSKSPDCHEYVIHNGACIPECPSGYTTVNSSSLNCSPCAGLCPKVCMGLKTVDSVTAAQALRGCTVLNGSLVINLRGGNNIAAELEASLGQLEEITGYLTVRRSYALVSLSFFRKLRVIRGEEQEIGNYSFYALDNQNLRQLWDWSKHKLTILQGRMFFHYNSKLCMSEIRKMEEVTGTKERQVKNDIASKNNGDQASCENHVLKFTQIRTMSDKIMVKWEPFWPPDFRDLLGFMVLYKEAPFQNVTEFDGQDACGSNSWVIADVDPPRRATEGDKEQFEPGHLILPLKPWTQYAIMVKTQLSASDEHQVHGAKSEIIYVRTNATKPSVPLDPISSSNSSSQIILKWKPPNDPNGNITHYLVFCQRQPEASELYKFDYCQKGMKLPSRVPTQVDSDEEQKWNQTEEQGQGTRCCACPKTDKELKKEKEDSEYRKTFENYLHNEVFEIKRSRQRRSVMGIANRTHPFLTTAPSPPHGTGIPEDEDEETFESTKTVVTVHAKESTVISNLRHFTSYQIEIHACNHPTDPARCSMAAYVSARTMPEDKADDIGGPISYEVTENSVHITWQEPVAPNGMIILYEVNYKRLGDTEELHYCVSRKMYKVTRGCKLKVMHPGNYTVRIRATSLAGNGSWTEPTYFYVQDASDPLYIVKIVIGPVICFALLLLVAVAGFVMFKKNQTQGPNGPIYASSNPEYLSANDVYEEDEWEVARDKINILRELGQGSFGMVYEGIAKDIIKGEGETHVAVKTVNESASLRERIEFLNEASVMKAFNCHHVVRLLGVVSKGQPTLVVMELMTHGDLKSFLRSLRPDAENNPGRPPPTLKEMIQMAAEIADGMAYLNAKKFVHRDLAARNCMVAHDLTVKIGDFGMTRDIYETDYYRKGGKGLLPVRWMAPESLKDGVFTAHSDCWSFGVVLWEISTLAEQPYQGLSNEQVLKFVMDGGFLDRPDNCADRLHNLMQMCWQYNPKMRPTFQEIIEMLREDLHPSFQEFSFFYSEENKPPESEDFDLDMMENMESIPLDPSSYSQREQCLDRDEASSMGLRGSYEEHHIPFTHMNGGKTNGRILALPRSSPS
- the insra gene encoding insulin receptor a isoform X1, with the translated sequence MVSYPESVMWLRTLCLCFVLSAGCFMMSCHQASAEVCPSKDIRNNVTNLQTLENCTVIEGHLKILLMFKTKPEDFRGLSFPKLIVVTDYLLLFRVYGLESLSDLFPNLTVIRGNNLFFNYALVMFEMLQLREIGLHSLMNITRGAVRIEKNPDLCYLSTLDWSKISDSVEDNYIMANKNDRECGDVCPGAAIGKTTCQTTTINGHFSERCWTQNHCQRMCPVQCKHRACTKDDQCCHDQCLGGCLKPNSASHCVACRGLQGHEGNCVERCPKNHFTFKGWRCVSFAFCQDLHNRCKREKEHSKSPDCHEYVIHNGACIPECPSGYTTVNSSSLNCSPCAGLCPKVCMGLKTVDSVTAAQALRGCTVLNGSLVINLRGGNNIAAELEASLGQLEEITGYLTVRRSYALVSLSFFRKLRVIRGEEQEIGNYSFYALDNQNLRQLWDWSKHKLTILQGRMFFHYNSKLCMSEIRKMEEVTGTKERQVKNDIASKNNGDQASCENHVLKFTQIRTMSDKIMVKWEPFWPPDFRDLLGFMVLYKEAPFQNVTEFDGQDACGSNSWVIADVDPPRRATEGDKEQFEPGHLILPLKPWTQYAIMVKTQLSASDEHQVHGAKSEIIYVRTNATKPSVPLDPISSSNSSSQIILKWKPPNDPNGNITHYLVFCQRQPEASELYKFDYCQKGMKLPSRVPTQVDSDEEQKWNQTEEQGQGTRCCACPKTDKELKKEKEDSEYRKTFENYLHNEVFEIKRSRQRRSVMGIANRTHPFLTTAPSPPHGTGIPEDEDEETFESTKTVVTVHAKESTVISNLRHFTSYQIEIHACNHPTDPARCSMAAYVSARTMPEDCSSCGLNLGKERKKLDKADDIGGPISYEVTENSVHITWQEPVAPNGMIILYEVNYKRLGDTEELHYCVSRKMYKVTRGCKLKVMHPGNYTVRIRATSLAGNGSWTEPTYFYVQDASDPLYIVKIVIGPVICFALLLLVAVAGFVMFKKNQTQGPNGPIYASSNPEYLSANDVYEEDEWEVARDKINILRELGQGSFGMVYEGIAKDIIKGEGETHVAVKTVNESASLRERIEFLNEASVMKAFNCHHVVRLLGVVSKGQPTLVVMELMTHGDLKSFLRSLRPDAENNPGRPPPTLKEMIQMAAEIADGMAYLNAKKFVHRDLAARNCMVAHDLTVKIGDFGMTRDIYETDYYRKGGKGLLPVRWMAPESLKDGVFTAHSDCWSFGVVLWEISTLAEQPYQGLSNEQVLKFVMDGGFLDRPDNCADRLHNLMQMCWQYNPKMRPTFQEIIEMLREDLHPSFQEFSFFYSEENKPPESEDFDLDMMENMESIPLDPSSYSQREQCLDRDEASSMGLRGSYEEHHIPFTHMNGGKTNGRILALPRSSPS
- the insra gene encoding insulin receptor a isoform X2, giving the protein MVSYPESVMWLRTLCLCFVLSAGCFMMSCHQASAEVCPSKDIRNNVTNLQTLENCTVIEGHLKILLMFKTKPEDFRGLSFPKLIVVTDYLLLFRVYGLESLSDLFPNLTVIRGNNLFFNYALVMFEMLQLREIGLHSLMNITRGAVRIEKNPDLCYLSTLDWSKISDSVEDNYIMANKNDRECGDVCPGAAIGKTTCQTTTINGHFSERCWTQNHCQRMCPVQCKHRACTKDDQCCHDQCLGGCLKPNSASHCVACRGLQGHEGNCVERCPKNHFTFKGWRCVSFAFCQDLHNRCKREKEHSKSPDCHEYVIHNGACIPECPSGYTTVNSSSLNCSPCAGLCPKVCMGLKTVDSVTAAQALRGCTVLNGSLVINLRGGNNIAAELEASLGQLEEITGYLTVRRSYALVSLSFFRKLRVIRGEEQEIGNYSFYALDNQNLRQLWDWSKHKLTILQGRMFFHYNSKLCMSEIRKMEEVTGTKERQVKNDIASKNNGDQASCENHVLKFTQIRTMSDKIMVKWEPFWPPDFRDLLGFMVLYKEAPFQNVTEFDGQDACGSNSWVIADVDPPRRATEGDKEQFEPGHLILPLKPWTQYAIMVKTQLSASDEHQVHGAKSEIIYVRTNATKPSVPLDPISSSNSSSQIILKWKPPNDPNGNITHYLVFCQRQPEASELYKFDYCQKGMKLPSRVPTQVDSDEEQKWNQTEEQGQGTRCCACPKTDKELKKEKEDSEYRKTFENYLHNEVFEIKRSRQRRSVMGIANRTHPFLTTAPSPPHGTGIPEDEDEETFESTKTVVTVHAKESTVISNLRHFTSYQIEIHACNHPTDPARCSMAAYVSARTMPEDCSSCGLNLDKADDIGGPISYEVTENSVHITWQEPVAPNGMIILYEVNYKRLGDTEELHYCVSRKMYKVTRGCKLKVMHPGNYTVRIRATSLAGNGSWTEPTYFYVQDASDPLYIVKIVIGPVICFALLLLVAVAGFVMFKKNQTQGPNGPIYASSNPEYLSANDVYEEDEWEVARDKINILRELGQGSFGMVYEGIAKDIIKGEGETHVAVKTVNESASLRERIEFLNEASVMKAFNCHHVVRLLGVVSKGQPTLVVMELMTHGDLKSFLRSLRPDAENNPGRPPPTLKEMIQMAAEIADGMAYLNAKKFVHRDLAARNCMVAHDLTVKIGDFGMTRDIYETDYYRKGGKGLLPVRWMAPESLKDGVFTAHSDCWSFGVVLWEISTLAEQPYQGLSNEQVLKFVMDGGFLDRPDNCADRLHNLMQMCWQYNPKMRPTFQEIIEMLREDLHPSFQEFSFFYSEENKPPESEDFDLDMMENMESIPLDPSSYSQREQCLDRDEASSMGLRGSYEEHHIPFTHMNGGKTNGRILALPRSSPS